The genomic window GGTCGCCGACATCGAACAGGCCGCAGCACTGATCCAGGATCAGCCGGCCGAATTCATCGTGGCCGACAAGGGCTACGATTCGGATGCCTTCGTCGAAACAATTACGACGCAGGGCGGTCAGGCGGTAATCCCGCCGCGTTCCAACCGACTCAACCCCCGCTCGTTCGACCGGCATATCTACAAGAGCCGCAATCTGATCGAGCGTTTCTTCGCTCGCATCAAGCAATTCAGACGCATCGCCACGCGTTACGACAAGCTCGCCCACTCCTTCCTGTCGTTCGTCCATCTGGCTTGTTCCATCGTCTGGTTGGCTTGATTGAGAACAGACCCTAATAACTTTTTCATGTGAGGAAATGCTAATGAAGAAACGTGCCATTGTGGCCGCCATCGGCCTGGCGCTCGGCAGCCAAGGCGCGCTGGCGGCCGATGCCAGCGTGGAGCAGAAGATCGAGATCCTGCAGCAGGAAATCGAAGCCCTGAAGGCCCAGCTCAACACCAGCGCCCAGCCCGCCGCCGGCGCGCCGGCCGCACAGCCGCAAGCTGCCGCTGCCGCTGCCGGCACCGGCCCGAGCCTGCCCGGCCATGCCGCCGGAGACTACTGGGAGCCGCGCCTGCAGCAAAGCCGCACCGTCATCGGCGGCTACGGCGAGATCAACTACAACAATTACCGCGACTCCAGCAAGAACGACGTCCTTGACCTGAAGCGCTTCATCCTCTTCTTCGGCCACAACTTCAACGACTGGATCAGCCTGCGCTCCGAGCTCGAAGTGGAGCACGCCTTCGTCGAGGGCGGCGAGGACAGCGGCGAGGTGGCCATGGAGCAGGCCTACCTGAACTTCCATTTCAGCGACCGCTTCAACCTGCGCACCGGCTTGCAGCTCATGCCCCTGGGCTTCCTGAACGAGACCCACGAGCCGCCCACCTACTACGGCGTGGAACGCAACGAGGTGGAAACCCGCATCATTCCCTCCACCTGGCGCGAATTGGCCGTCGGCCTGCAGGGCGAGGCGGTGCCGGGGCTGGAGTACAACGTGGGCGTGAGTACCGCGCCCGACGCCAGCAAGTTCGGCAATCCCGCCAACGGCTTCCGCTCCATGCGCCAAAGCGGCGGCCAGGCCAACGCCAACGAGTTCGCTGTCTACGGCGCCCTCAACTACCGCGGCCTGCCGGGCCTGCTGGTGGGCGGCGGCGTGTTCACCGGCAACACCGGCGGCCGCAAGGACGCGGCCGGCAACTCGCTCGTCGGCGGCGACGCCCGCCTGACCCTGTGGGATCTGCATGCCCAGTACAACTGGCAGAACCTGCAGGTGCGCGCGCTCTACGCCCGCGGCACGCTGGACGATGCCGGCGCCATCTCCGCCGCTACGGCGAGCACCGCGCCCAAGGCCTTCTACGGCTGGTACGTCGAGCCGGCCTACACCGTGTGGCGCAAGGGCGACATGCGCCTGACCCCCTTCGCCCGCTACGAGCGCTACAACACCCAGGACGAAGTGGCGGCGGGCCTCGTGGCCGATCCCAAGAACGACGAGCGGGTGCTCACCTATGGGGCGAGCCTCTACCCGACCCGCAACGTGGTCTTCAAGGCCGATTACCAGGACTTCGACAAGGACGACGCCAAGGACCGCTTCAACCTGGGCGTGGGCTACATGTTCTGAGCGCCGCGGCAGGGGCCGGCCATGCCGGCCCTTTGCTTTCCAAGGATAATCCGATGCCTGCCACACACGCACTTCGCCTTTCCCTGCTCGCCGCCCTCGGCGGGCTGACGCTGGGCGGCTGCCAGACGGACGGGACCGACCTCTGGAACGGCGGCGGCCAGGACCAAACGCCCCTCGCGGCCGCCACGGGCCTGAGCGGCGCCTACGTCTCGCTGGCGAGCTTCAGCAATCCCCAGCCCAACATCCCCGCCCAGTGCTACATAGAAACCTCGGGCGGCACGCAGAATGCCTGCGTTTACTGCCACACCAACGGCTTGGCCGAAGCCAATCCGCCCCTGGGCAACAACAACGCCCAAGGCGACTTGCAGGTCGCCTACAGCTTCGCGCCCGGCCTGAGCGTGAATCATTGGGAAAACACCCTCTTCCCGGAAAAGCTGCGGGCCATGGCCGCGAGCCTCGGCGTGAATCCGGACGCCTGGGACATGCAGGCCTACATCCGCCAGGACAATTGGTCGGAGGCCTATCAGGCGCGCGGCGCGGCCCTGGCCTGGAATGCCGGCAACGGCGCCCTGCGGCTCTTCCCCGCCCTTGATCCCGCCGACCTGCCCGCCCGGACGGACGGCTTTGTGCGCAGCAACGACCCGCAGCACGGCTACTTCCATGACGGCCAAGGCTGGAACACCGGCTGGCGGGCCCTCAACTTCATGCCCTACGGCATCTTCACGCCCATGACCGGCAGCGTGTCCGGCGTCTACATCCGGCTGCCGCAGCGCTTCATGCAGCGCGCCGACGGCAGCTACGACCTGACCGTCTACCAGCAGAATCTCGATCTGCTGGAGCGGGCCATCCAGAACCGCCTGGCCGGCGGCGATCCCGGCCACTACTACGGCGCCGCCGCGGACGTGGCCGTGCGCCCGGGCCTGTATCCCCTCGGCACCGAATTCGCGCATCCGCTGCATTACGTGGACGTGGCCGCCGACGGCAGCGATCCCGTGGTCAGCCGCTTTCCCGGCACCCGTGCCCAGCGGGTCAAGGAAATCCGCTACATGTACAAGTGGCAGGACTTCGATCCCGCCCGGGCCCCGGCGGGCGGCGCCGAGGAGGAGGAAGGGCCGGGCAGCGTGCTCGTCAACGCGGAGCAGGGCTGGATCGACAACGGCGCCGGCTGGGTGCTGGCCGGCTACATCGAAAACGCAGCGGGCCGCCTGCGGCCGCAGACTGCCGAGGAGCTCATGCAGTGCTTCGGCTGCCACAGCGGCCGGGGTCAGGGCGGCGGCTTCAAGTCCGGCGTCGGCAACACGGTGGACAGCACCTGGGCCTTTCCGCGCAAGTTCGCCGGCAGCCTGGGCTGGCAGGAGATGAATTACCTGGGCTACCGCCACGATCCCGCGGCCGCGACGAGCGCCACTCCCGGCATTGCCGGCCTCGGCGATCCCTTCAACCGCGGCAAGGGCAAGGGCGAGTTCCGTTATTTCCTGGATACGGTGGTGGGCGCCAGTCTCTATGGCGACATGCCGACACCCATCGAGCAGTACCTGAGCGCGCGCATCCGCGCGGCCAACGGCTACAGCGCCGACTGGCCGGCACTGGACGCCAGCGATCCGGAACGTTTGCTGGCGGCCCAGCGGCTGCGCCAGCAGCTCATGCGCGAGCTCACGGCGCGCGGGGAGCATCTCGATGGCAGCCGCCATATCGCCGGCGCGCTGCTCTATCCGCCGCAGGAAGCGGCCCTGGCCGGCGCCGCCCGCTACCGGCAGGTGGTGGCCACCCAGCGCTATACCCTGGGCAAGGACGTCTTCGCGGCCACGCCGTTCACCTATCGCTACTACCGCCCGGCGCGCTACGCCTACACCCATGCCGATGGCAGGCCCTATGCCCAGGGCGAGATCATCACCGACCGGCCGGTGGATGCCGGCGGCGCCGGCCAGGTGCCCACCTTGATTGCTCTGGCGACGGAGGCGGAAGGCGGTACCTTCAATACCGACTACCAGCCTTTCCTGGCCTATCCGAGCCGGTTCGAACCGTAGCAGGCATCGCCAAGGCGGCTGGGGCACCCAGCCGCGAAAACACTGGATCGGAGCGGCGGCTTGCGGACCGGGCAGGGCCGACGATCGCATCGCGAGCCAGCTCGCTCCTGCATCCAAGCGTCGCGCCGTGCTGCGCGGCACAACGCCGCGGCGGCCGCCATGTTTCCCGCCTGCCGAAACGAGCTGGCTCGCGATCCCGGTGAGTGGGATCGGCATCCATGCGTCGGGGCGCGCGGATCAGGCGTAGCGAGGAAATGGATTTCCGGCAGGACCACGGGGCGCCGCAGTCAACCTGCATGCATGCGCCCCGTTATTTGACTCACAACTGATAATGCTTATCATTCATTTAAGGAGATCGCCATGCACGCTGTCCTTGTCGGCGCCGACCAGCTCGGCAACATCCCGAAGGTGCTGCAGCGCTTCGGCATTCGCATCGAGGCGCACATCAGCGGCCGCGACCCGGCGCATCAGCGCAAGCTGCCGGGGCTGCCGCGCCGCGCCAACCTGGTGGTACTCTTTACCGACTTTCTGGGCCATAATGTGATGCGCCATTACCGGCAGCTGGCCCAGCGCGCGGGCGTGCCGGTGCTGGCCTGCCGGCGCTCGGCCGCCTGCCTGGAGCAGGAGCTGCAATGCGCCCTGGGCCGCGTGCCGCGCGCCCGCTCCGACAACGCGAACGGAAACCAAGATCTGCCATGCGCCCATTGCCCGCATCGTACCCGCTGATCCTGCTGCTTTTGCTGGGCCTTCTGGCCGCCCTGCCGGCCCGGGCCGGCAGCCAGGTGTATCTCAGCCCCGAGCAGTTCCTGAGCGAGACCTTCGGCGGCAGCGTGCCGAAGCCCGCCGTGCTGTGGATCACCCGGCCCATGCAGGCGGAGCTCGCCGGCATCCTGGGCCATCCGCCCAGCCAGTTGCGCCAGCGCTACTGGAGCGACGGTCAAAAGACCGCCTGGATCCTGGAGGAGATCGGCAAGGAGGAGCCCATCACCGCCGGCTTCGTGGTGGGGCCGGATGGGCGCATCACGACCAGCCGCGTGCTCATCTATCGGGAATCGCGCGGCATGGAAGTGCGCTATCCCGCCTTTCTTCGCCAGTTCAACGGCGCCGGCCTGAAGGCGGATCGGCACCTGGACCGCCAAGTGGACGGCATCAGCGGCGCCACCCTGTCGGTCTGGGCCATGGAGCGCATGGCGCGCGCCGCGCTCTATCTGACTCAGCAAACCCGCGCCAAATGAATGCCCGCTTCAAGTGGCTGCGCCTGACCCGCCACTGGCATGCCCGCCTGGGCGTGCTGGCGGCCGTGTTCTTTCTGATCCTCGTGATCACGGGCGTGGCCCTGAATCACACCGAGACGCTCCAGCTCGACCAGCGGCGGGTGCAGGCCGCCTGGCTGCTGGACTGGTACGGCCTGCAGGCGCAGACGCCGCAGCAGGGCTTCGTTTTCAGCGACGGCTACTTCGCCTGGCAGGCGGGCACCTGGGTGCTGGATGGCCGCGTGTTGGGCCGCGATCTGCCCGCGCCGGTGGGGGCGGTGCAGGCGGACGGCATCCGCTACCTTGCCGACGCCCACGGCCTGAGCCTCTATCAGCGCGACGGCCAGCGGGTGGACCGCCTGGACGCCACCACGCTGCCGGCCACCCCGATCCAGGCCCTGGGCCTCGGCGGCACGGCAGTGATCATCCGCACGCCGCGGGGCGATTTCGCCAGCAGCAATGGCGGCCTCGACTGGACCGCTTGGCGGGACGGGACGGTGCAGTGGAGCCGCCCGGCGCCCCTGCCGGCCGGCCAGCGCGCGCAAGTGCGGCAACTGCTGGCGCCCAGCCTGCCGCTGGAGCAGGTGCTGCTGGACCTGCACAGCGGCCGCCTTTTCGGCCGCTTCGGCCCCTACCTGATGGATCTCGCCGCGCTCGTCCTGCTGGGGCTGAGCCTGAGCGGCGCCTGGATCTACTGGCAAAGCATCCGCCGCCCGTGAGCGAAGCGACCGTTTCCCGCCGCCACCGTCTGGAAGCGGGGCTGGCCCGGCTGGTGCTGGCCGTATCCGCGCGCCTGCCCGCCGCCCTGCGCAGCCGCCTGGGCCGCGGCCTCGGCCATCTGGTGCGCGTGACCCTGCGCCGCCCGCGCCGGATCGCCGCGCGCAACCTGGCGCTGTGCTTTCCGGCGCTAGACGGCGCAGCGCGCGCTGCGTTGCTGCGCGAGCACTTCTGCCAATTGGGCGAGGCGGCCCTGGAGCTGGGTTTCCTGTGGCGCGGCGCACGCGATGACTTCGAAAGGCGGGTGCAGGTGGAGGGCATGGAGCACTGGCACGCCGCCCGCGCGCAAGGCAAGGGGGTGATCTTTCTGAGCGCCCATCTCGGCAGCTGGGAAAGCTGCGTGCTCTACGGCAGCCTGCTGGGCCGTTTCTCCGCCCTGTACATGCCGGTCCACAATCCGGCCTTCAACCGCTTGATGGTGCAGGGCCGCGAACGCTTCGGCACGCAGTTGATCCCCAAGGACCGCGGCCTGCGTCCGCTCCTGTCCGCCCTCAAGCGCGGCGAAACGGTCGGCATGCTGGCCGATCAGAACGTGGACCCCAGCGAAGGCGTCTTCGCGCCGCTCTTCGGCATCCCGGCCAGCACCAGCTACACGGTCGCCCGCCTCAGCCGGCGCACCGGCGCGCCGGTGATCAACGCCTTCTGCTACCGGCTGCCCCATGGCCGGGGCTTCCGCCTGGTCTTCCGGCCCATGCCGACGGACTACCCCAGCGGCGACGACGTCCGCGACGCCGCCACCATGAACGCCATCCTGGAAGCGGCCATCCGCGAGGCGCCGGCGCAGTACTGGTGGGTGCACCGGCGCTTCAAGGATCAGCCGGCGGGCCAGCCGGATCTGTATGCGGATTGAGCTCGGACGCTGTCCATAGCCGCAGCACAGTTGATCGCGGGCAAGCCCGCGCCTACGGGCAGGCGCGGGCTTGCCGCGCCGGCCGTCAGCCGGCCGGCGCGGCGCTGGCCTGGGTATGCTCGAACCACCCGCCGCCCAGGGCTTTGTAAAGGTTGACCTGGCCCACCAGCTGGTTCAAGCGGACGTTGAGCAGGCCCTGCTGCGCGTTGTACAGGGAGCGCTGCGCGTCGAGCACCGTGAGATAATTGTCGACGCCCTGCCGATAGCGCAGCTGCGCCAGCCGGTAGTAATCCTGGCTGCTCTTGACCAGATCCTCCTGCGCCTGCAGCTGGCTGGCGTAGGTCGCGCGGGCGGCCAAGCCGTCGGCCACCTCGCGGAAGGCCGCCTGGATCGCCCGCTCGTAGCGGACCACGTTGATGTCCTTCTGAATGCGGGCGACGTCCAGGCTGGCGCGCAGGCTGCCGGCGGTGAAGATGGGCAGGCTGATGCGCGGCGCGAAGGTCCAGTAGCCGGAATTGTCGCCAAAGAGACCGGACAGCTCGCGGCTGGCGGTGCCGGCGCTGGCGGTGAGGCTGATGCGCGGGAAAAAGGCCGCGCGCGCCGCGCCGATGTTGGCGTTGGCCGCTTTCAAGGCGTACTCCGCCTGCAGGATGTCAGGCCGCTGCTGCAGCACCTCGGCCGGCAATCCGGCCGGCAAGGGACGCAGCAGGCCATCCTGGGCGAGATCGCGCCCGGGCGGCAGATCGGCCGGCAACGGCGCGCCGAGCAGCAGGGTCAGCGCGTTCTCGTCCTCGGCCACCTGGCGGGTGTACTGCGCCAGGTTTGCCCGCGCGGCCTCCAGCGCCGTCTGCGACTGGCGCACGTCCAGGCCGGAGGCTACCCCGGCCTGGAAGCTCTTCTCGGTCAGCTCGTAGGATTGCTGATAGGCGGCCAGGGTGTCGCGGGTCACCTGCAGCAGTTGCTGGTCGGCCTGCCAGGTCAGATAGGCGTTGGCCACCGCCGCAATCAGACTGATCTGCGCACTGCGGCGGGCCTCCAGCGTGGCGAAGTAGTTCTGCAGGGCCGCCGCCTCCAGGCTGCGCACGCGGCCGAAGAAGTCCAGCTCATAGGCGGTGAGGCCGAGAGTGGCGGTGTACTGGTTGTAAGTGATGCCGCGACCGCTTATAAACGGCGAAAAACTTGCCGGAATATGCTGGCGCTGGCCCTGGGCATCGGCGCTGACCGCGGGAAAAAGCTCGGCGCGCTGGATGCGGTAGGTCGATTGGTAGAGCTGGACGTTCAGGGCCGCCTCGCGCAAGTCGCGATTGTTCTCAAGGGCGATCTGGATCAGGCGCTGCAGGCGCGGATCGGTGAAGAACTCGCGCCAGCCCAGCTGGGCCGCCGGCACGCCGCCGGCGTCCGCTGCCGATGCCTCATAGGCCGGCCCCTGCGGCCAGGTCTGGCTGACCGGCGCCGAAGGCCGCTCGTAGCTCGGGATCATGGAGCAGCCGGACAACGCCAGGGCGGCCAGGCTCATGGACAGTGCGATTTTCTTCATGCCCCTTCCCCTTCATGCTTTGCGGCTGCGGCCCGACGCGCCTTGCGGTGATCGACGCGCCGGGTGACCAGCACGAAGAACAGCGGAATCCAGAAAATCGCCAGGAAGGTGGCGGTCAGCATGCCGCCCACCACGCCGGTGCCGATGTCGCGCTGGCTGCCGGCGCCAGCGCCGGTGGCGACGGCGAGCGGCAACACGCCGAGCACGAAGGCCATGGAGGTCATGATGATCGGCCGCAGCCGCAGCCTCGCGGCCTCGACCGCCGACTCGAACAGGCTCTTGCCCTGCTTTTCATGCAGCACCTTGGCGAACTCCACGATCAGGATGGCGTTCTTGGCGGTCAGGCCCATGGTGATCAAAAGGGCGATCTGCAGGTAGATGTCGTTGGACAGCCCGCGCAGCCAGGCGGCCAGGAACACGCCGAGCACGCCCAGCGGCACCGCCAGCATCACCGCGAAGGGGATCGCCCAGCTTTCATAGAGCGCGGCCAGGCTCAGGAAGATCACCAGCAGGGACAGCCCGTAGAGCAGCGGTGCCTGCGAGCCGCTCATGCGCTCTTCATAGGACACGCCGGTCCACGCGACCTTCAAGCCCTGCGGCAGTTGGCTGGCGATCTGCAGCACCCGCTCCATGGCCTGGCCGGTGCTGAAGCCCGGCGCCGGCTCGCCCATGATCTCGACCGCGGGAAAGCCGTTGAAGCGTTCCAGCTTGGGCGAGCCGTAACCCCATTCGCCGCGCACCAGGCTGGCCAGGGACACCATCTGTCCCTGCTCGTTGCGGACGTACCACTTGTTGAAATCCTCGGGATTCATGCGCGCGTCCGCCTGGCCCTGCACATAGACGCGCTTGACCCGGCCGCGATCGATGAAGTCGTTGATGTAGCTCGACCCCCAGGCGGTGGACAAGGTCTGGTTCAGATCCGCTTCCGAGACGCCGAAGGTACGCAGCTTTTCATCGTCGATGAGCAGCCGGTACTGCGGTTCGTCATTCAGGCCATTGGGACGCACGCGCACCAGATCCGGGCTTTGCGAGGCCTGCATCAGGAACTGGTTGCGCGCCGCCATCAGGGCATCGTGGCCCAGGCCGCCCTGATCCTGCAGGTAGAAATCGAAGCCCGTGGCGTTGCCGAGCTCCAGCACCGCCGGCGGAACCACTGCGAAGACCATGGCGTCCTTGATGCTGTGCAACGCTTTCATGGCGCGCTCGGCGATGGCGGCGGCGCCGTTCTCCGCACCCGGGCGCTCCTCCCAGGCCTTGAGCTGGACGAAGCCCATGCCGGCGCTTTGCCCGCGTCCCGAGAAATTGAAGCCGCTCACGGTGAAGATGCCCTTCAACGACTTCGCCTCGTTTTTCATGAAGTACTCGCGCATCTGGTCCAGCACCGCCTGGGTGCGCTCCGCGGTGGAGCCGGGCGGCGTCGTCACCTGGGCGAAGATCACGCCCTGGTCCTCCGGCGGCAGGAAGGCCGAGGGGACGCGGTGGTACAGGAGCGCCACGGCGCCCACGATGACCAGGTAGAAAGCCATGAAAATGGCCCGGTGGCGCAGGATGCCGGCCACGCTGCGCTCATAGCGGTCCACGCCGTGATGGAACTGGCGGTTGAACCAGCCGAAAAAGCCCCGCTTCTCCTGATGCTCGGCATCGCTGGGACGCAGCAGGGTCGCCGACAGCGCGGGCGTGAAGATCAGGGCCACCAGCACCGACAGCACCATGGCCGAGACGATGGTGATGGAGAACTGCCGGTAGATGGTGCCGGCGGAGCCGCCGAAAAAGGCCATGGGCAGGAAGACCGCCGACAGCACCACGCCGATGCCTACCAGGGCGCCCTGGATCTGGCCCATGGACTTGCGGGTGGCCTCGCGCGCCGAGAGCTTCTCCTCGTGCATTACCCGCTCGACGTTTTCCACCACGACGATGGCATCGTCCACCAGCAGGCCGATGGCGAGCACCATGGCGAACATGGTCAGGGTGTTGATGGTGTAGCCGAAGGCCGCCAGCACGCCGAAGGTCCCCAGGAGCACCACCGGCACGGCGATGGTGGGGATCAGAGTCGCCCGGAAACTCTGCAGGAACAGGAACATCACCAGGAAGACCAGCACGATGGCCTCGGCCAGGGTCTTGACCACCTCGTGGATCGAGGCGCTCACCACCGGCGTGGTGTCATAGGGAATGACGATCTTTGCGCCCGGCGGCAGCGACGGCTCCAGGCTGGCGATGGTGGCGCGCACCGCCTTGGCGGTGTCCAGGGCGTTGGCGCCGGTGGCCAGGCGCAGGGCCATGCCGGACGAGGGCATGCCGTTGTATTGCGCGTTGATGGCGTAGCTCTCGCCGCCCAGGCTCACCTCGGCGACGTCCCGCAGGCGCACCTGCGAGCCGTCGGGATTCACCTTCAGGAGGATCTTGCCGAACTCCTCCGGGGTGCTCAGCAGTGTCTTGCCGATGACGGTGGCGTTGAGCTGCTGGCCCGGCATGGCCGGCAGGCCGCCGAGCTGGCCGGACGCGATCTGCACGTTCTGCGCCCGGATGGCCGCGGCCACGTCGCTGACCGTCAGCTGATAGTTGTCGAGCTTGGCCGGATCCAGCCAGATGCGCATGGCGTACTGGGTGCCGAAGACCTGAAAGTCGCCCACGCCGGGCGTCCGGGCAAGCGGATCGCGCAGGGTTGAGGCCACGTAGTCGGACAGATCCTGGCGGTCCATGCTGCCGTCGGTCGAGACCAAGCCGATCACCATGAAGAAATTGCGCTGGTATTTGGCCACGCGCAACCCCTGCTGCTGCACCGCCTGCGGCAGCATCGGCAAGGCCAGCTGCAGCTTATTCTGCACCTGCACCTGGGCGATGTCGGGGTCCGTGCCCTGCTCGAAGGTGACCAGGATGTTCATGCTGCCGTCGGAATTGCTTTCCGAGGAGATGTAGCGCAGCCCGTCGAGCCCGTTCATCTGCTGCTCGATGACCTGCACCACCGTATCCTGGACGGTCTGCGCCGAAGCGCCGGGATAGGTCACGCTGATGGAAATGGCCGGCGGCGCGATGTTGGGATACTGGTTGATCGGCAGGTTCAGGACGGCGAGGGTGCCGCCCAACATGATCAGAATGGCGATCACCCAGGCAAAGATGGGCCGGTCGATGAAAAAGTTCGACATGAGGAAATTGCTCCCTTATTGGGCGCTGCGGGCCATGGACGCGGCCGGGCCGGCCTGTCCCGGCGCCGCCGGTCCGCCCACGTTGGTCGCCGGCTTGACCCGGACCACGTCACCGGGATGGATGAACTGCAAGCCTTCCGTGATCAACTGATCACCGGGCTTCAGACCCTCGCTGACCAGCCACATGTTGCCCACGGTGCGCTCGGTCTTGAGCACGCGCTGCTCCACCTTGTTGCCGGGGCCGACCACCAGCGCGGTGGGCTCGCCCTTGGGATTGCGGGTAACGCCCTGCTGCGGCGCCAGAATGGCCTGCTCGCGCACGCCCTCCTGCAGGCGGGCGCGCACGAACATGCCGGGCAGCAGCAGGCGGTCGGGATTGGGGAAGACCGCGCGCAGCGCCACCGAGCCCGTGCTTGGATCGACGGTGACTTCGGTGATCTCCATCTTGCCGTCCTGGGCGTACTCGCTGCCGTCCTCCAGGACCAGCCGGACCTTGGCCGCGCTGCCGCTGGCGCGCTGCAATTGGCCGCTTTCCAGCTCGCGGCGCAGGCGCAGCAGTTCGGTGGCGGGCTGGGAGATGTCCACGTAGATGGGATCGAGCTGGGTGACGGTGGTCAGTGCCGTGGGCTGATCCGCGGTGACCAAGGCGCCCTCCGTGACCAGCGAGCGGCCGATGCGCCCGCCGATCGGCGCCGTCACGCGCGTGTAGCCGAGATTGATCTTCGCGCTCTGCACCGCGGCGCGGGCCTCGCTGATGGCGGCCTCGTTCTGGCGCAAGGTGGCCTGCGCGTCGTCGTATTCCTGCCGGCTGATGGCATTGACGTCCACCAGCTGCCGGTAGCGCTCCACCTTGAGCTTGTTGGATGCCAGCGTGGCCTCGGCGCGCGCCAGCGCCGCCTGGGCGCTCTTCAGCGTCGCCTCGAAGGGAGCCGGGGCGATTTGATAAAGCGGCTGGCCGGCCTTGACCTCGCTGCTTTCATGGAACAGCCGCCGCTGCAGGATGCCGCCCACCTGCGGCCGCACCTCGGCAATGCGATAGGCCACGGTGCGACCGGGCAGCTCCGTGCTCAGCGTCACCGTCTGCGGCACGATCCGGACCACGCCGACTTCC from Thermithiobacillus tepidarius DSM 3134 includes these protein-coding regions:
- a CDS encoding efflux RND transporter periplasmic adaptor subunit translates to MRIQSAHLTPALLFLGALTLTACGKDDKPAGPPKMQPEVGVVRIVPQTVTLSTELPGRTVAYRIAEVRPQVGGILQRRLFHESSEVKAGQPLYQIAPAPFEATLKSAQAALARAEATLASNKLKVERYRQLVDVNAISRQEYDDAQATLRQNEAAISEARAAVQSAKINLGYTRVTAPIGGRIGRSLVTEGALVTADQPTALTTVTQLDPIYVDISQPATELLRLRRELESGQLQRASGSAAKVRLVLEDGSEYAQDGKMEITEVTVDPSTGSVALRAVFPNPDRLLLPGMFVRARLQEGVREQAILAPQQGVTRNPKGEPTALVVGPGNKVEQRVLKTERTVGNMWLVSEGLKPGDQLITEGLQFIHPGDVVRVKPATNVGGPAAPGQAGPAASMARSAQ